A single window of Leptospira koniambonensis DNA harbors:
- a CDS encoding type II toxin-antitoxin system VapB family antitoxin: MRTTVDIPEELFLEAMRLTHLKTKTDVIKEGLTSLIRREKLKDLKKYKGSINLEINIDNLRKR, encoded by the coding sequence ATGAGAACAACAGTAGATATCCCAGAGGAATTGTTTTTGGAAGCAATGAGGTTGACTCATTTAAAGACCAAAACCGACGTAATTAAGGAAGGACTTACTTCTTTAATCAGAAGGGAAAAATTGAAAGATCTTAAGAAGTATAAGGGATCTATTAACCTCGAAATTAATATCGATAATTTACGGAAACGATGA
- a CDS encoding PIN domain-containing protein — protein sequence MTRILIDSSVWIEYFRNANSPISTKVDELIDNENVYTNDLILAELIPFLKLRKQSKILTSLEAIERFPLEIDWEQIIEYQISNLKNGINKVGIPDLIIAQNVIQNKATLFTLDKHFKLMSKNVKLKVY from the coding sequence ATGACTCGCATTCTAATAGATTCATCTGTATGGATTGAATATTTCAGGAATGCTAATTCACCAATTTCTACCAAAGTTGATGAATTAATTGATAATGAAAATGTTTATACAAATGATCTCATTCTGGCAGAGTTAATTCCTTTCCTTAAATTAAGAAAGCAATCCAAGATTCTTACCTCTTTAGAAGCTATTGAACGTTTTCCGTTAGAAATTGATTGGGAACAAATCATTGAATATCAAATTTCAAATCTTAAAAATGGAATAAATAAAGTTGGTATTCCAGATTTAATAATTGCTCAGAATGTAATTCAGAATAAAGCCACACTTTTTACGTTAGATAAGCATTTTAAGCTTATGAGCAAGAATGTGAAGTTAAAAGTTTACTAA
- a CDS encoding saccharopine dehydrogenase family protein produces the protein MAVSKWMIYGANGYTGELIARRAVSRGLKPVLAGRSRGKIEELANELRLEYKIFDLNNSNEVGSHIQGFQLVLHCAGPFIQTSVPMAKACISKKVHYLDITGEIPVYESLQALGEEAKEAGVLLLPGVGFDIVPTDCLASSLKESLSKPKFLELAFVGLSEVSPGTMKSALAQLPYGSKIRRDGEMVGVPHLSRAREVSANGKTYKVYGIPWGDVFTAYISTGIPNIDVYTDIPSGQVNALRYFKPIISLLKLPFVLKGVQALVGKTIKGPGERTRTLVKTTVWGEVRSEEGKKFTKVLECKEGYEFTVESSLAAVSKVLSGKGGKGFKTPSLAFGSEFVLEIPGSKWKDIPN, from the coding sequence ATGGCAGTATCTAAGTGGATGATTTATGGAGCGAACGGTTACACAGGAGAACTGATCGCAAGAAGAGCAGTGTCTCGTGGTTTAAAACCAGTACTCGCAGGAAGAAGCAGAGGCAAAATTGAAGAACTCGCAAACGAACTCCGTTTAGAATATAAAATTTTCGATTTAAATAATTCGAACGAGGTCGGTTCGCATATACAAGGGTTCCAACTCGTTTTGCATTGCGCGGGACCTTTCATCCAAACTTCTGTTCCGATGGCTAAGGCATGTATTTCTAAAAAAGTACATTATCTGGATATCACCGGAGAAATTCCTGTATATGAATCTCTACAAGCTTTGGGAGAAGAAGCTAAAGAAGCAGGAGTTCTTCTTTTACCTGGCGTTGGATTTGATATTGTTCCTACAGATTGTCTTGCTTCTTCTTTAAAAGAATCACTTTCAAAGCCAAAGTTTTTGGAACTTGCCTTCGTAGGACTAAGCGAAGTTTCTCCAGGCACAATGAAAAGTGCACTCGCTCAATTGCCTTATGGATCTAAGATCAGAAGGGATGGGGAGATGGTTGGAGTTCCTCATCTAAGTAGAGCCAGAGAGGTGAGCGCTAACGGAAAAACCTATAAGGTATATGGAATTCCTTGGGGAGATGTTTTCACTGCTTATATTTCTACAGGTATCCCAAATATTGATGTGTATACAGATATTCCTTCCGGACAAGTAAACGCGTTACGCTATTTTAAACCCATCATCTCTTTATTAAAACTTCCCTTTGTATTAAAAGGAGTCCAGGCTTTGGTAGGAAAAACGATCAAAGGCCCAGGAGAAAGAACAAGGACCCTAGTCAAAACGACAGTATGGGGAGAAGTTCGATCGGAAGAAGGAAAAAAATTCACCAAAGTTTTGGAATGTAAAGAAGGTTACGAATTCACAGTCGAATCATCTCTCGCAGCAGTTTCCAAAGTACTTTCAGGAAAAGGGGGAAAAGGATTTAAGACCCCAAGTCTTGCATTTGGTTCCGAATTCGTTTTAGAAATTCCTGGATCAAAATGGAAAGATATTCCAAATTGA
- a CDS encoding sterol desaturase family protein, translating into MEKINLITIAIPFFFLLIGLELAFSWYHKRKLYRLNDSINDLSAGIASQIFGIIFKTFTFFAYLWVYENWRIFNLPSWPSEPVSWMPSSDVLGLSASTWAWTIVLAVWVSCFVLYDLAYYWLHRLSHEVNFLWAGHVVHHQSEEYNLTVALRQASFHGLFTWIFYIPLAIIGFSPIVMVLNGQLNLIYQFWIHTKAIDKFPKWFEAIFNTPSHHRVHHGINPKYIDRNHGGTLIVFDRWFGTFQAEEETPVYGTVKPLRSFNPLWANVHYWIEMWEQAKQSPRFLDKIKAFLAMPGWRPQDLGGQYPIPEVDEKTFKKYDVNLSKSLTAYAVTWFVLTLVGTFSMLVKVNSIPTGLLYTIFFFSIFSLTTVGGILDLKRWTLYLEPVRIALLVGTAFLLGVSTGTAFIAAGFGALSLAWFFSQRHLFAEWKDIDPIKEIHSKAA; encoded by the coding sequence ATGGAAAAAATAAATCTTATCACAATCGCAATTCCATTTTTCTTTTTGCTGATCGGGTTAGAGCTCGCATTCTCCTGGTATCATAAAAGAAAACTTTATCGTCTGAACGATTCTATCAACGATCTTAGTGCTGGTATTGCTAGCCAAATTTTTGGGATCATCTTCAAGACGTTCACATTCTTCGCTTACCTTTGGGTATATGAGAATTGGAGAATATTCAATCTTCCTTCTTGGCCAAGTGAACCTGTTTCTTGGATGCCTTCTTCTGATGTACTTGGACTTTCTGCTTCTACCTGGGCTTGGACAATTGTTCTAGCAGTTTGGGTCAGTTGTTTTGTTCTCTATGATCTTGCTTATTATTGGCTGCATAGATTAAGTCACGAGGTGAATTTCCTTTGGGCGGGACATGTGGTTCACCACCAAAGTGAAGAGTATAATCTTACTGTTGCATTACGTCAGGCAAGCTTTCACGGATTATTTACTTGGATCTTCTATATTCCTTTAGCGATCATTGGATTTTCTCCTATCGTAATGGTTCTGAACGGACAATTAAATTTGATCTATCAATTCTGGATCCATACAAAAGCGATCGATAAATTCCCAAAATGGTTCGAAGCAATATTCAATACACCTTCTCACCATAGAGTTCACCACGGTATCAATCCTAAATATATAGATAGAAACCATGGCGGAACATTGATCGTTTTTGACAGATGGTTCGGAACATTCCAAGCAGAAGAAGAAACTCCCGTATACGGAACAGTTAAACCTCTTCGCAGCTTCAATCCATTATGGGCAAACGTTCATTATTGGATAGAAATGTGGGAACAAGCAAAACAAAGCCCTCGTTTCTTGGATAAGATCAAAGCTTTCTTAGCAATGCCGGGATGGAGACCTCAGGACTTAGGAGGACAATACCCTATCCCTGAAGTGGATGAGAAAACATTCAAAAAATATGATGTAAATCTCTCCAAAAGTTTAACTGCTTATGCAGTGACCTGGTTTGTTCTTACATTGGTAGGAACATTCTCAATGCTTGTAAAAGTGAATTCAATACCGACAGGGCTGCTGTATACGATCTTCTTCTTTAGTATTTTCTCCTTAACTACTGTGGGAGGAATATTAGATCTAAAACGTTGGACTCTTTATTTAGAGCCGGTTCGTATCGCTCTTTTGGTAGGAACTGCTTTCCTTTTAGGAGTTTCTACAGGGACTGCGTTTATCGCAGCTGGATTCGGTGCACTTTCACTCGCATGGTTTTTCTCCCAGAGACATCTATTTGCTGAATGGAAGGACATTGATCCAATCAAAGAAATTCATAGCAAAGCCGCTTAA
- a CDS encoding phytanoyl-CoA dioxygenase family protein, whose protein sequence is MNSNKTVSNGNESLLKNGYFLFQNFFEQSGLENIRDILLDANSKWKTRFPDANSVNSAYLTSPDFCSEESDRLSFFRFISSSKLVELAKSIIQEKIYFLNTQLFFNPASPDKRNYWHRDLQYLGVSEEEQKSILKHSKVFHFRIPFYPDPGLEFIPGSHTRWDHEEEYEIRMEKNGRKNYEDLPDGVVVPQNPGDLLVFSAHLIHRGIYGGNRHSLDILYTNFPDKQSNAKIFRQFPDEKLLSKLENPEIFEQSAD, encoded by the coding sequence ATGAATTCAAACAAAACCGTTTCCAACGGAAACGAATCTCTCCTCAAAAACGGATATTTTCTTTTTCAGAATTTTTTCGAGCAAAGTGGACTGGAGAATATTCGGGACATTCTACTGGATGCAAATTCAAAATGGAAAACCAGATTTCCGGATGCAAATTCAGTAAATAGCGCCTACTTAACCAGTCCCGATTTTTGCTCAGAAGAATCGGATCGACTTTCCTTTTTCCGATTCATTTCAAGCTCCAAGCTTGTAGAACTTGCAAAAAGTATAATACAAGAGAAGATCTATTTCTTAAATACTCAGCTATTCTTTAATCCGGCATCTCCGGACAAAAGAAACTATTGGCATAGGGATCTGCAATATTTAGGAGTTTCAGAAGAAGAGCAGAAAAGTATCCTGAAACATTCAAAAGTATTCCATTTTAGGATACCATTCTATCCGGATCCAGGATTGGAATTTATTCCTGGTTCACATACAAGATGGGATCATGAAGAAGAATACGAGATCCGTATGGAGAAAAATGGCCGCAAAAATTATGAAGATCTGCCAGATGGAGTTGTAGTTCCTCAAAATCCTGGAGATTTATTAGTATTCTCCGCTCATTTGATACATAGGGGAATTTACGGAGGAAACAGACATTCATTAGATATTCTTTATACGAATTTTCCTGACAAACAATCCAATGCGAAAATTTTCCGTCAATTTCCTGATGAGAAACTTCTTTCTAAATTAGAAAACCCTGAAATTTTCGAACAATCAGCTGATTGA
- a CDS encoding SRPBCC family protein, producing MKQGSDIKFIYTTYIAASPEKIWEALTSSEYAQKYWFGSNIEGDWKVGGGFKFLDPNGELLVVGKILKCEKPNLLSYTWELPSGFKSIPPELKARLDKSKEPTRVTYSLKQMKDLTRLTLLHEDLLPEDFIENPDTFVGLNNGWPAILSSLKSLLETGKALQF from the coding sequence ATGAAACAGGGATCTGACATCAAATTTATTTATACAACATACATCGCCGCAAGTCCGGAAAAAATTTGGGAAGCTTTGACTAGCTCTGAATATGCACAAAAGTATTGGTTCGGAAGTAATATAGAAGGGGACTGGAAGGTAGGAGGAGGATTCAAATTCTTGGATCCGAATGGAGAACTATTAGTTGTTGGTAAAATCCTAAAATGCGAAAAACCAAATTTACTTTCTTATACTTGGGAACTTCCTTCTGGTTTCAAATCTATCCCGCCTGAACTAAAAGCTAGATTGGATAAATCAAAAGAACCTACTCGAGTTACTTATTCTTTAAAACAAATGAAAGATCTTACGAGACTTACACTTCTTCATGAAGATCTTTTGCCGGAAGATTTTATAGAAAATCCGGATACGTTTGTAGGATTGAATAACGGCTGGCCTGCAATTCTTTCTTCTCTCAAAAGTTTACTCGAGACCGGAAAGGCTCTGCAGTTTTAA
- a CDS encoding LIC_12337 family protein, translating to MKLQNRRSILPKVVLALLVFFGITAGFKFNPGFNKEKNHIPFSLNVSLLRPLHASADQWGFVRGSASWARGNSLFMDDVIGSIQANTGLVFLASQPGGFVQDNFSTTSGTDFQISIKLGGSFMASSTAYTGQKEFSNYLELRNENTTATSDIALQFYWDDDPRDSDQQGALVKYRLQMLNPSQDGGSTADIESYVYSPKLTDVKYDPATHNNVVQGLVQVYSWDDKLNNDNQISLHARHGRVILEEMDNRTIFCFKALVRIDSNANLVPAFYPNEGFCAGTTGDEYYKLAYSQKLTGDLEVTAKSGWEEATITPTDGELCSTGISLNYGLFNVNGFVKDVVASSNIPSGYVPASRVDGLYARIGTSGKSGDSGDDMDVLWDDLRKDTIDNMDVVFEASPTL from the coding sequence GTGAAATTACAAAATCGTCGCTCTATTCTTCCAAAAGTCGTTCTGGCTTTATTGGTTTTTTTCGGGATCACTGCTGGTTTTAAATTTAACCCAGGATTTAATAAGGAAAAAAATCATATTCCGTTTTCTTTAAATGTTTCTCTGCTTAGACCATTGCACGCAAGTGCAGACCAATGGGGTTTTGTAAGAGGATCAGCTTCCTGGGCCCGTGGGAATTCACTCTTTATGGATGATGTGATTGGTTCTATCCAGGCAAACACAGGATTAGTTTTCTTAGCAAGTCAGCCTGGAGGATTCGTGCAGGATAATTTCTCCACTACTTCCGGGACTGACTTTCAGATCTCCATCAAACTTGGTGGATCCTTTATGGCTTCTTCTACCGCTTATACTGGACAGAAAGAATTCTCCAATTATTTGGAATTGAGAAACGAAAATACTACTGCAACTTCGGACATCGCATTACAATTTTATTGGGATGATGATCCAAGGGATTCTGATCAGCAAGGTGCACTTGTGAAATACCGTTTGCAGATGTTGAATCCTTCTCAAGATGGTGGGTCTACTGCGGATATAGAAAGTTATGTATATTCCCCGAAACTTACCGATGTAAAATACGATCCAGCAACTCACAATAATGTAGTCCAAGGTTTGGTCCAAGTATATTCCTGGGACGATAAATTGAATAACGATAACCAAATATCTCTGCATGCTCGCCATGGTAGAGTGATTTTGGAAGAAATGGACAATCGCACCATTTTCTGTTTCAAGGCTCTTGTTCGTATCGACTCTAATGCGAATTTAGTTCCTGCTTTCTACCCAAACGAAGGATTCTGTGCAGGTACGACCGGAGATGAATATTATAAACTTGCATACAGTCAAAAACTAACAGGTGACCTGGAAGTAACTGCAAAATCAGGATGGGAAGAGGCAACAATAACCCCGACAGATGGAGAACTCTGCAGCACCGGAATTTCATTAAATTATGGATTATTTAATGTGAATGGTTTTGTAAAAGATGTCGTTGCCTCTAGTAATATTCCTTCGGGATATGTTCCTGCTTCTCGAGTAGATGGTTTATATGCAAGAATTGGAACTTCAGGTAAATCAGGGGATTCTGGGGACGATATGGATGTTCTTTGGGATGACTTGAGAAAGGATACGATTGATAATATGGATGTCGTATTTGAAGCTTCACCAACTCTATAA
- a CDS encoding TIGR04282 family arsenosugar biosynthesis glycosyltransferase, with the protein MKGPILNIFLKNPVPGKVKTRLAKDIGEEAALEVYQALVEKTRSACKDLDVPKVLWFDSYLPNPSDLGSWGHSPLLIRKQEGKDLGEKMRNAFLYCFQNGSGPAILIGSDCPELDLLHLKEAFQIIDHKDVVLGPAKDGGYYLVGLKSDTPELFHGIEWSTETVFARSLEKLQWARKQVGLLPVLSDLDDVQDLEYFESNGIWDWKKNDS; encoded by the coding sequence ATGAAAGGTCCGATCTTGAATATATTTCTGAAAAACCCAGTCCCGGGAAAAGTTAAGACACGTTTAGCCAAGGACATAGGAGAAGAAGCAGCACTCGAAGTATATCAGGCCTTGGTCGAAAAAACTAGATCAGCCTGCAAAGACTTGGATGTACCTAAGGTTCTATGGTTCGATTCTTATCTTCCGAATCCTTCTGATTTGGGAAGTTGGGGACATTCTCCACTTCTCATCCGCAAACAAGAAGGTAAAGATCTAGGGGAGAAGATGCGAAATGCATTCTTATATTGTTTTCAAAATGGTTCCGGCCCTGCGATTCTCATAGGAAGTGATTGTCCTGAGTTGGATCTACTACATTTAAAAGAAGCATTTCAGATCATAGATCATAAAGACGTTGTTCTAGGTCCTGCGAAAGATGGCGGTTATTATCTGGTAGGACTCAAGTCGGATACTCCTGAACTTTTTCATGGAATAGAATGGAGCACTGAAACTGTTTTTGCGAGAAGTTTGGAAAAACTACAATGGGCCAGAAAACAAGTCGGACTTCTTCCTGTATTATCCGACCTGGACGACGTCCAAGATCTGGAATATTTCGAATCAAATGGGATTTGGGACTGGAAAAAGAACGATTCCTGA
- a CDS encoding ABC transporter substrate-binding protein, with translation MKLFQILLFCLLSSGFLYAQDSQTTNETQTTSPEVSAEEQTLSAVKKLIGFIRYKKNDKAIALIHVGKFSEKLIGDHKISAAERKEFEEAISEYIINKAFPIALKYFDKIDITYDKPIVNGKQARIGSSILYKGSDQIKFAWILSESEGAWYISDFETEGKLATEINRTKNIEPSIKKNGIKGTISLIQKAAKN, from the coding sequence GTGAAACTATTTCAAATTTTATTGTTTTGTTTACTTTCCTCGGGTTTTCTTTACGCCCAGGATTCCCAAACTACTAACGAAACCCAAACTACTTCTCCGGAAGTTTCGGCAGAAGAGCAAACGTTATCCGCCGTTAAAAAATTGATCGGTTTTATCCGTTATAAAAAAAATGATAAGGCAATCGCTCTGATCCATGTGGGAAAATTCTCAGAAAAACTTATTGGAGATCATAAAATTTCTGCTGCCGAAAGAAAAGAATTCGAAGAAGCAATTTCAGAATATATAATCAACAAAGCATTTCCAATCGCATTAAAATATTTTGATAAGATTGATATCACTTACGATAAACCTATTGTAAATGGTAAACAAGCAAGGATCGGCTCTTCTATTCTTTACAAAGGTTCCGATCAGATCAAGTTCGCTTGGATACTTTCCGAATCGGAAGGCGCTTGGTACATTAGCGACTTCGAAACAGAAGGTAAACTCGCTACAGAGATCAACCGCACTAAAAACATAGAACCGTCTATTAAGAAAAACGGAATCAAGGGGACAATTTCCCTAATACAAAAAGCAGCTAAGAACTGA